The nucleotide window ATACAACGCGTCCAAGAACGCGCTGGACGTGGCCGCCGCGGAGAAGGGCGTGAAGGTGGTGGTGGCGAAGCTGCCCTGGCCGGTGAGCTCGCCGGAGTCGGTGGTGGACGCGGTGATGGCGCAGGTGACGCCTCGCACGCGCCTGCTCCTCGTGGACCACATCACCAGCCAGACGGCGCTGATCATGCCGCTGGCGGAGCTGGTGCGCAGACTGCGCGAGCGGGGTGTGGAGACGCTGGTGGACGGCGCGCACGGGCCGGGCATGGTGCCGCTGGCGCTCCAGGAGTTGGGCGCGGCGTACTACACGGGCAACTGCCACAAGTGGCTGTGCGCGCCCAAGGGCGCCGCGTTCCTGTACGTGCGCCGCGACCTGCAGCCGGACTTCAAGCCCATGGTGGTGAGCCATGGTCACAACTCGCCGCGCAAGGACCGCTCGCGCTTCCGGCTGGAGTTCGACTGGGTGGGCACGGTCGACCCCACGCCCTTCCTGTGCATCCCCACCGTGATCCGCTTCATGGAGGGACTCGTTCCGGGCGGGTGGCCGGAGGTGATGGACTCCAACCGGCGGAAGGTGCTGGCCGCCCGGCGACTGCTGGACGCGAAGCTGGGCAACGCGACGCCGCTGTGCCCGGAGTCCATGGTGGGCAGCATGGCGTGCGTGGCCCTGCCGGACGGCTTCCCGGAGCGCCCTGAACCGCCGCTCTACGTGGATCCCCTCCATGTGCGCCTGTTCGAGGAGCACCACATCGAGGTCCCCGTCACCGCCTGGCCCCGGGCGCCCCGGCGACACCTGCGACTGTCCGCGCAGCTCTACAACTCCGTGGCGGACTACGAGGCCCTCGTGCGCGCTTTGGAAGCGCTGCTGCGTTGAGTAGTGTGCGCGGCATGCCGCGCTTCGCATCCATCGATATCGGGACCAACTCCGTGCTGCTGCTGGTGGCGGACCGCCAGCCGGACGGCCGCTTCCAGGCCGTGGTGGAGCGCGCGGAAATCACCCGCCTGGGCCGGGGCGTGGACACCAGCCGCGTGCTGTCCTCCGAAGGCATGGAGGCCACGCTGGCCGTGCTGGTGTCCTTCGCCAACGAGGCCCGGGAGTTGGGTGCGGAGGCCATCGCCGTGTCCGCCACCAGCGCCGCGCGCGACGCGAAGAACGGCGCGGACTTCATCGCCGCCGCCAAGGCCCGCGCGGACGTGACGGTGGAGATCATCCCCGGGGAGATGGAGGCGCAGCTGTCCTTCGCCGCGGTGGCCCAGGACTTCGCGAGCGAGGCCGCGGGGCCGCTGCTGGTGGTGGACATCGGCGGCGGGTCCACGGAGTTCATCTACGGCAGCGACGCCGACACGGTGGCCTTCCGCCACAGCTTCGACGTGGGCGCCGTGCGGCTCACGGAGCGCTACGTGCGCACCGACCCGCTGTCCCCCGAAGAGCGCGGCGCCATCGAGGCGCACCTGCGCGACACCTTCTCCGCCCTGCCCCCGCCTCCCCCCGGCGCGATGCTGGTGGGCGTGGCCGGCACGGTGACGACGCTCTACGCCGTGCAGCACCAGATGGCGACCTACGACGCGGAAGCGGTCCATGGCGGCACGCTGTCCCGGGGCGAGCTGGACGCGCTCACGGACCAGCTGTGCGCCATGCCCCTGGACGCGCGGCGGACTCTGCCCGGCCTCCAGCCCAAGCGCGCGGACGTCATCCCCGCGGGTGCCCTCATCCTGCGTGAAGCGGTGAAGGCGCTGGGCCTGGATGCGTGCCGCGTGAGCGACCGCGGCCTGCGCTGGGGCCTGCTGGCACACCGCTTCGGCTCCGGCTCCTCTCGCTCATGAACGCCTCCTCCCCCGTCGCTCCGTCCAGCTCGCACGCCACGCAGTCCGTGCGCGCGGGCTACGCGCTGTTCATCCTCACGCTGATCAACCTGGTCAACTACCTCGACCGGTACATCATCGCCGTCGCGCTGCCGGAGATTCAGAAGGACTTCGGCATCAACGACGCGCAGTCCGGCCTGCTGGGCACCGTCTTCATCATCGTCTTCATGCTGGCGTCGCCCCTGGGCGGCTTCCTGGGAGACCGCATCCCCCGCCGGCTGCTGGTGGCGGGCGGCGTCATCCTGTGGAGCCTGGCCACGGGGGCCAGTGGCCTGGCGTCCAGCTTCACGGCGCTGCTGCTGGCTCGCGCGGTGATTGGCATTGGCGAGGCGGGCTATGGCGCGGTGGCGCCGTCCATCATCTCCGACCTGTATCCGCGCGAGCAGCGCACGCGGATGCTGTCGTACTTCTACATCGCCATCCCGGTGGGCTCCGCCATGGGCTACGGCCTGGGCGGGTGGCTGACGCAGACGTATTCGTGGCACGCGGCGTTCTTCGCGGGCGGCGTGCCGGGGCTCGTGCTGGGCACCATGGCGTTCTTCATGCCGGAGCCCCAGCGCGGCGCCATGGACGGGCCGGACGCGGCGGTGAAGCTGCCGTTCATGGAGGGCCTCAAGGGCCTGGGCCGCAACATGGCCTTCTGGGCCACGACGGCCGGCTACACGCTGATGACGTTCTCCATTGGCGGCCTGGCGTTCTGGATGCCCACGTACCTGGTGCGCGAGCGTCACCTGTGGCTGGAGCACCCGGGCCGCGTGGGCCTGGTGTTCGGCGCCATCACGGCGGTGGCGGGCCTCACGGGCACCGTGGCCGGCGGATGGCTGGGCGACAAGATGGACCGCAAGCGCGCGGGCGGCGGCCTGTGGCTGTCCGGCATCGGCCTGCTGCTCGCGGCGCCGTGCATGTACCTGGCGGTGAACCTGAAGGACACGACACTGACGTTCGCGGCGATTGGCGTGGCGCAGTTCCTCATCTTCCTCAACAGCGGGCCCATCAACGCGGCCATCGTCAACTGCGTGCCGCCCGCCTTCCGCGCCTTCGCCATGGGCCTCAACGTGCTGTGCATCCACATGCTGGGGGATGCCATCTCGCCCACGCTCATCGGGCACATCGCCGACATGGCCAGCCTCCACACCGCCATCGCCATCAACGCGGTGCCGGTGCTGCTGGGCGGACTGGCGCTCCTCCTGGGCGCGAAGCTGTTCCGGGAGGCCACGCCGCGCGTGCAGCAGGGCTGACCGCCCTCGTTCGAAACGCCGGGGCCCGGAATGCATCCGAGGCCCCATTCGGTTCACGCGAGCAGGCTCACTGCTCGCCGGGGAAGGAAGCGGAGGCGTTCGTGGATGTCGTGCATTCGCAGCCGGTGCACGTCTGGGATGCGTCGTCGAGCACCCTGGTCGTCGCATGCGGTCATGCCCAGCAGGCGCCCTCCCCCCACGCCGCTTCGCATCCGCAGGCGGTGCTCGCGCTCTACACGGGCGGACGGGCCGTCATCGACCAGCGCACCCGGCTGACGGTGTCCGCGGGCGACGTGATGCTCATCCCCGCGGGTGAGAAGCACCGCACGGTGGCGTCCGAGCGGGCGGAGGTCTGGGGGCTCGGGTTCCATCCGTCCGCCTTCACGCACACGGAGGTGGGGCCTCTGTTGGAGCCCTTCGAGCGCGTGCGCCAGGGCGCCTCCGCCGTCGTGCCGATTCCGTCCGGGCGCCAGGAGCACCTGGTGCGGCTGTTGTCGGAGCTGCACGCGGAGACGCGCGCACCGCACCGCGCGCTGGGGGAGCAGGTGACGCGCAGCCTCTTCTCCCTGGTGCTCGCGGAGGTGGCCCGCTCCAGCACGTGGACGCCGGTGGAGTCGCGGGCGTCGCTCGCGGGGGATGCGCTCACGTTCATCGAGCGCCACTGCCTGGAGCCCATCTCGCTGCGCGAGGTGGCCGCGGCCGTGGGCCGTTCGCCCGCGCATGTCACCACCGCGCTGAAGCAGGCCACGGGCCGCAGCGTGGTGGAGTGGATCATCTCCGGACGGATGGCGGAGGCACGGCGGCGGCTGATGTCCACGGACGAGCGCGTGGACATCATCGCGGAGCGCGTGGGCTATGCGGACGCCACGCACTTCATCCGCCTGTTCCGGCGCGCGGAGGGGCTCACGCCCGCCGCGTGGCGCAAGCAGCACCGCGCGCCGTCCGCGCACTGACGGACCTTCGTCTCAGTGCGCCTTCTGCCGTGAGGGGGCGGGCTTCCCCGTCACCTCCGTGAAGCGGCGGTCCGCGTCCTCCAGGATGAGGGCGTGGTTCATCATCGCCGCGGCGATGGTGCCCGCGCTGGCCGCCGCGATGGCCGCCTGCATCGGCGTCGTCATGTCCCCCACCGCGACCACACCGGGCACGGACGTCTCTCCCGTGGGGCTCGCCTTCACGTAGCCCAGGTCATCCAGCTCGAGCCCCAGCCGCGTCACCAGCTCGTGCTGCTTCTGCGGCGGCGCGGAGAACATCACGCTGCGGGCGATGCGCGTCCCGTCCTCCAGCTCCACTTCGGCCAGGCGTCCGTCCTTCCCATGCAGCGCGCGGATCTTCCGCTCCTCCAGGGGGATGCCCAGGGCCTGGAGCTTCTCGCGCTGCTCGGGTGGCACCTCGAAGGCGCCGTGGGTGAAGACGATGAGGTCCCTGGACCAGTTCTGGATGATGGGTGCGCCGTCCAGGTACTGCGGGTTCTTCGCCAGCATGGCGAACGGTTGGTCCTGGACCTCCCAGCCGTGACAGTAGGGACACTGGAAGATGCTGGGCCCCCACAGCTCCTTGTAGCCGGGGATGTCCATCATGACGTCCACCACGCCCATCGCCAGCAGGAGGCGCCGGGCGTCCACCGACGTGCCGTCACCCAACGCCACGCGGAAGCCGCCCTCGTGCTTCTCCACGGAGCCCACCCGCGTGTCGCGCACCTCCACGTTGGGATAGGCCTTCAGCTGCTCGCGGCTGATGCGCCGGAACTCCGGTGGCGGGATGCCGTCGCGCGAACCGAAGCCGTGCATGTGCTCCGCCGCCGCGTTGCGCGGCGTGCCCGCGTCACAGAGCAGCACCTTCTTCCGCCCGCGCCCCAGATACAGCGCGGCGTTGAGCCCACCAGGGCCGCCTCCCACGATGACCACGTCGTATGCCGCCATTGCCCTGCTCCTCGTGCCGGTCGTTGATTCCGTTCGGGGAACCTAACGACCGGCCCGGGATGGCAGCAGGGCGGGCCTTTCGACGGCATCGGCGGATCTTCCGGTCCGCCCACGCCACCCGCTACCGAGCGACGGGCGCGTCGAGCTTCGGCCGGTACTCCTCCGCCAACCGCTCCACCTCGCCCGCCAGCCGCTCCCCTTCCGAGAGCAGCCGGGCCTTCAGGCGCTTCCGGTTGCCCAGCGTGAAGAACAGCTCCAGATCATGACGGATGGCGTCCCAGCGCTCCGCGAAGGACAGCGTGAACAGCGCCAGCGGCGGGATGCCCACGAAGGTCCCCAGCCCCCACGCCCACCCGCCCCACACCGCCGCGACCGCCGTCAGGCCCCACCACCACACGACGGACACCACCACCGCGGTGAGGAACTTCACCGTGGCCTGGATGTCCAGCTCCGCCCGCCGCGCCGCCATCCGGGGTAGCGGATAGGGAAGCGCGAACACCGCCAGCCCCAGCGCGAACAGCGGCAGCCCGAACACCAGCCGCGCCAGCGTCTTCACCGCGAACGGCACCACGTTGCCCGGCCGGTACTCCACGGACAGGTCCTCCGGCCGCGCGGCCTGCACCAGCGCCATCCGGCTGCCGAACGAGGACAGGTGCTGGCGTAGGCGCTCGTAGCGCTCCGGCTCCTGCGTCCGGAACAGCCGCACGCCGCGCGCCCACAGCCGCAGCCGCTCCGCGTCCAGCGCGCCACCCTGGCGGAAGGCATAGAGCTGCTCCGCCACCTGCACCACCGGCAGGTCCGCCCACTGCTCCAGGTTCAGCGTCACCGAGCGCAGGCCCTCCGCCACCCGCTCCGTCAGCGCGCGCACCGCGTCCTGCTCCGACGCCGCGTCCTTTGGCAGGAAGGCCTGCACGTCGATGGGCGCTCCCTGGTCGATGAGCACCTCGCTGCGGAAGACGTTCTTCTCCGCGTAGGTGAGCCCCACCGGGACGATGCGCACCGGGGCGCCCTCGCGCGCGGCGTTGAGCGCGATGCGCGCCGCCCCCGTCTTCAGCTCCGCCAGCTCCGGCTCCGAGTGGCTCTTGCCCTCCGGAAAGATGGTGATGGCCCGCCCCTGCACGAGCGCGCCCTTCGCCGCATCCAGCGTGCCCTCGTTGCGCCCCATCTGCGTCGGGTCGTCCTGCTTGCGATACACCGGCAGCGCGTTCAAACCCTTCAACAGCCAGCCGATGACGGGCAGCTTGAACAGCGGCGCCTTGGCCATGAACGTCACCTGGCGCCGCGTGAGGATGAACACCAACGCCGGGTCGATGAGCCCGTTCGGATGGTTGCCCACGAAGAGCACCGGCCCAGAGGGCGCTTCGCCCGGGGCATTCACCTTCACCCGGTAGAAGAGCCGCAACGCCAGCGCCACCACCGCCCGCACACACGCGTAGAACACGCCGCGGACTGTATACCGGCGACCCACCCCGGGCCCGCCCTCGCTCCGGACACTGTCACCGACAGGGGTGGGAAAGACCCCCTTCCCCGACAGCTCACGGATTCAGCCACTACAGAACAATCCGGTACGGCGGGGATCCACGAGAACGCGCCCCCGACACACCCCTTTTGTGCGGACTTTGAAAAGCCGCGACACACCCGGGGAGCGCACCACATGAAGCGATTGCTGTCGCTGGGCTGGGCCGCCGCCACCGCCGCCGTCCTGGGGTGTGGCGCGAGCACCCCGCAGGAAGAGGGCTCGAAGGCGGAAGGGGCACCCGCTGTCGCGTCGTCCTCGCGGTCCATCGTCACGGCCGCGGCCGCGACGCCCAGCGCCTGCAACGCGCTCTATGCGTCCAGCGCGACACAGGCGGCGCTTGCCCAGGCGGTGGTGGACCCGGCACTGCACACGGACG belongs to Corallococcus exiguus and includes:
- a CDS encoding aminotransferase class V-fold PLP-dependent enzyme, with amino-acid sequence MSAPLPAHKTHWGLDPQVVFLNHGSFGACPKPVLQHQSELRARLEAEPVRFLAREAEPLLDEARAVLAAFVGASADDLAFVPNATTGVNTVLRNLRFQPGDELLTTDNEYNASKNALDVAAAEKGVKVVVAKLPWPVSSPESVVDAVMAQVTPRTRLLLVDHITSQTALIMPLAELVRRLRERGVETLVDGAHGPGMVPLALQELGAAYYTGNCHKWLCAPKGAAFLYVRRDLQPDFKPMVVSHGHNSPRKDRSRFRLEFDWVGTVDPTPFLCIPTVIRFMEGLVPGGWPEVMDSNRRKVLAARRLLDAKLGNATPLCPESMVGSMACVALPDGFPERPEPPLYVDPLHVRLFEEHHIEVPVTAWPRAPRRHLRLSAQLYNSVADYEALVRALEALLR
- a CDS encoding NAD(P)/FAD-dependent oxidoreductase, giving the protein MAAYDVVIVGGGPGGLNAALYLGRGRKKVLLCDAGTPRNAAAEHMHGFGSRDGIPPPEFRRISREQLKAYPNVEVRDTRVGSVEKHEGGFRVALGDGTSVDARRLLLAMGVVDVMMDIPGYKELWGPSIFQCPYCHGWEVQDQPFAMLAKNPQYLDGAPIIQNWSRDLIVFTHGAFEVPPEQREKLQALGIPLEERKIRALHGKDGRLAEVELEDGTRIARSVMFSAPPQKQHELVTRLGLELDDLGYVKASPTGETSVPGVVAVGDMTTPMQAAIAAASAGTIAAAMMNHALILEDADRRFTEVTGKPAPSRQKAH
- a CDS encoding Ppx/GppA phosphatase family protein, producing MPRFASIDIGTNSVLLLVADRQPDGRFQAVVERAEITRLGRGVDTSRVLSSEGMEATLAVLVSFANEARELGAEAIAVSATSAARDAKNGADFIAAAKARADVTVEIIPGEMEAQLSFAAVAQDFASEAAGPLLVVDIGGGSTEFIYGSDADTVAFRHSFDVGAVRLTERYVRTDPLSPEERGAIEAHLRDTFSALPPPPPGAMLVGVAGTVTTLYAVQHQMATYDAEAVHGGTLSRGELDALTDQLCAMPLDARRTLPGLQPKRADVIPAGALILREAVKALGLDACRVSDRGLRWGLLAHRFGSGSSRS
- a CDS encoding AraC family transcriptional regulator, which codes for MDVVHSQPVHVWDASSSTLVVACGHAQQAPSPHAASHPQAVLALYTGGRAVIDQRTRLTVSAGDVMLIPAGEKHRTVASERAEVWGLGFHPSAFTHTEVGPLLEPFERVRQGASAVVPIPSGRQEHLVRLLSELHAETRAPHRALGEQVTRSLFSLVLAEVARSSTWTPVESRASLAGDALTFIERHCLEPISLREVAAAVGRSPAHVTTALKQATGRSVVEWIISGRMAEARRRLMSTDERVDIIAERVGYADATHFIRLFRRAEGLTPAAWRKQHRAPSAH
- a CDS encoding spinster family MFS transporter encodes the protein MNASSPVAPSSSHATQSVRAGYALFILTLINLVNYLDRYIIAVALPEIQKDFGINDAQSGLLGTVFIIVFMLASPLGGFLGDRIPRRLLVAGGVILWSLATGASGLASSFTALLLARAVIGIGEAGYGAVAPSIISDLYPREQRTRMLSYFYIAIPVGSAMGYGLGGWLTQTYSWHAAFFAGGVPGLVLGTMAFFMPEPQRGAMDGPDAAVKLPFMEGLKGLGRNMAFWATTAGYTLMTFSIGGLAFWMPTYLVRERHLWLEHPGRVGLVFGAITAVAGLTGTVAGGWLGDKMDRKRAGGGLWLSGIGLLLAAPCMYLAVNLKDTTLTFAAIGVAQFLIFLNSGPINAAIVNCVPPAFRAFAMGLNVLCIHMLGDAISPTLIGHIADMASLHTAIAINAVPVLLGGLALLLGAKLFREATPRVQQG
- a CDS encoding lysophospholipid acyltransferase family protein; amino-acid sequence: MFYACVRAVVALALRLFYRVKVNAPGEAPSGPVLFVGNHPNGLIDPALVFILTRRQVTFMAKAPLFKLPVIGWLLKGLNALPVYRKQDDPTQMGRNEGTLDAAKGALVQGRAITIFPEGKSHSEPELAELKTGAARIALNAAREGAPVRIVPVGLTYAEKNVFRSEVLIDQGAPIDVQAFLPKDAASEQDAVRALTERVAEGLRSVTLNLEQWADLPVVQVAEQLYAFRQGGALDAERLRLWARGVRLFRTQEPERYERLRQHLSSFGSRMALVQAARPEDLSVEYRPGNVVPFAVKTLARLVFGLPLFALGLAVFALPYPLPRMAARRAELDIQATVKFLTAVVVSVVWWWGLTAVAAVWGGWAWGLGTFVGIPPLALFTLSFAERWDAIRHDLELFFTLGNRKRLKARLLSEGERLAGEVERLAEEYRPKLDAPVAR